The following coding sequences lie in one Heteronotia binoei isolate CCM8104 ecotype False Entrance Well chromosome 6, APGP_CSIRO_Hbin_v1, whole genome shotgun sequence genomic window:
- the SLC19A3 gene encoding thiamine transporter 2, which yields MDCWRKIHSRGWIFPTLILCIYGFFAMMRPSEFFFTPYLTGPDKNLTIEEVTQKVLPVWTYSYLALLFPVFLLTDYLHYKPVIFIQGISLIITWLLLLFAHGVRAMQLVEFIFGMVTATEVAYYAYIYSVVSVDHYQKVTSYCRSITLISTTAASLLGQLLVSLAHVSYFYLNAISLASVSMAFITSFFLPMPQKSMFFHGKSSPDISIEPTDKNPPDTANQPKNQQGKDLRTTSENSQKTHQLFKNQDPKHFLAVLVQLCKDLKECYTTKKLLYWSIWWALATAGFSQTVNYIQVLWDHKAPSHSSAVYNGGVEAIATFLSSITSLAVGYVKLNWDRTGELALGIFSALDAGSLFLIHFTQNIWACYAAYLVFKACYMLLITIATFQIAVSLSMERYALIFGFNNFVAVLIQTVLTVTVVDSTGLGLDVGTQFLIYGSYFAAIAGIFLIRSIYTIISIKCQKNIAQNLKTNEEDQNINGYATRL from the exons ATGGATTGCTGGAGGAAAATACATAGCAGGGGTTGGATTTTCCCCACCTTGATCCTGTGCATATATGGCTTCTTTGCCATGATGAGACCATCAGAGTTTTTCTTCACACCATATCTAACAGGACCTGATAAAAACCTGACCATTGAGGAG gTAACACAGAAAGTTCTCCCAGTCTGGACGTACTCCTACTTGGCTCTGCTGTTCCCTGTGTTTCTGCTTACAGACTACCTACACTACAAGCCTGTCATTTTCATCCAGGGAATTAGTTTAATTATTACTTGGCTGTTGCTTTTATTTGCACATGGTGTGCGGGCCATGCAGCTGGTGGAGTTTATCTTCGGAATGGTGACTGCTACAGAGGTGGCCTACTATGCCTACATATACAGCGTTGTCAGTGTTGACCATTACCAGAAGGTGACAAGTTATTGCAGAAGCATTACTTTGATATCAACTACAGCAGCTTCCTTGCTGGGGCAACTTTTAGTCTCTTTAGCCCACGTGTCTTATTTTTATCTGAATGCCATATCATTGGCTTCTGTCTCCATGGCGTTTATAACTTCATTCTTTCTTCCAATGCCACAAAAAAGTATGTTCTTTCATGGAAAGTCTTCCCCAGACATATCAATTGAGCCAACAGATAAGAATCCACCAGATACAGCCAACCAGCCAAAAAACCAACAGGGCAAAGATCTTAGGACAACATCTGAGAACTCTCAGAAAACTCACCAACTGTTCAAAAACCAAGACCCAAAACACTTTCTGGCAGTGCTTGTGCAACTATGCAAGGACTTGAAGGAATGCTACACCACGAAGAAACTTCTTTATTGGTCAATATGGTGGGCATTAGCCACTGCAGGCTTTAGCCAGACCGTGAATTACATTCAAGTGCTATGGGATCATAAAGCACCTTCCCATAGCTCTGCAGTTTATAATGGAGGTGTGGAAGCAATAGCGACATTTCTAA GTTCAATAACATCACTGGCTGTGGGTTATGTAAAACTGAACTGGGATCGAACAGGGGAACTGGCATTGGGAATCTTCTCTGCACTAGATGCTGGTTCACTCTTCTTGATACATTTTACTCAGAACATCTGGGCCTGCTATGCTGCCTATCTAGTTTTCAAGGCATGCTACATGCTACTGATAACCATTGCAAC atttCAGATCGCTGTCAGTCTCAGCATGGAACGCTATGCTTTAATATTTGGATTCAACAACTTCGTTGCAGTGCTAATTCAGACTGTTCTGACAGTTACAGTGGTAGATTCCACAGGGCTAGGACTGGATGTTGGGACTCAG TTCCTCATATATGGCAGCTATTTTGCTGCAATAGCTGGGATTTTTCTAATTAGAAGCATTTACACTATTATCTCAATCAAATGCCAAAAGAACATTGCTCAAAATCTAAAGACAAATGAAGAAGATCAGAACATCAATGGCTATGCCACAAGATTGTGA